One window from the genome of Solea solea chromosome 2, fSolSol10.1, whole genome shotgun sequence encodes:
- the LOC131455635 gene encoding ADP-ribosylation factor-like protein 4C: protein MGNSFSNLAAFQSLHIVMLGLDSAGKTTVLYRLKFNEFVNTVPTIGFNTEKIRLGGAGASRGISCHFWDVGGQEKLRPLWKPYSRCTDGIVYVVDSVDAERLEEARTELHKITRFSENQGTPLLVIANKQDLPRALDVGEIERQLALAELSPSTPYHVQPACAIIGEGLDEGMDKLYEMIVKRRKSLKQKKKRQ from the coding sequence ATGGGGAATAGTTTCTCTAATTTGGCCGCTTTCCAGTCCTTGCACATAGTCATGCTCGGGCTGGACTCTGCAGGCAAAACCACCGTGCTGTACCGGCTTAAATTCAACGAGTTCGTCAACACGGTGCCCACGATCGGATTCAACACGGAGAAGATCCggctcggcggcgcgggggccTCCAGGGGCATCAGCTGCCACTTCTGGGACGTCGGGGGCCAGGAGAAGCTGCGGCCCCTGTGGAAGCCCTACAGCCGCTGCACGGACGGGATCGTGTACGTGGTGGACTCCGTGGACGCAGAGAGGCTCGAGGAGGCCCGGACCGAGCTGCACAAGATCACGCGCTTCTCTGAGAACCAGGGGACCCCGCTGCTGGTCATCGCCAACAAGCAGGACCTGCCCCGGGCGCTGGATGTTGGGGAGATCGAGAGGCAGCTGGCTCTGGCCGAGCTGAGTCCCTCCACTCCGTATCACGTCCAGCCGGCCTGCGCCATCATAGGAGAGGGGCTGGATGAGGGCATGGATAAACTGTATGAGATGATCGTGAAGAGGAGGAAGTCactgaagcagaagaagaagaggcagtGA